A stretch of the Rosa rugosa chromosome 5, drRosRugo1.1, whole genome shotgun sequence genome encodes the following:
- the LOC133712329 gene encoding stemmadenine O-acetyltransferase-like — protein MVNTMEISIISRDTIKPSLDSSSLNHLSPFKLSLVDQLTPATYMPLILFYPVSDPKSSFNLLETLTRLKSSLSETLTLYYPFSGRAKNNLDIHDFDTGIPFLEARVNCRMLEFLKLQETELLNLFVPFHPICKETGDESLLPMIAFQVNVFACGGIAIGGSASHKLCDGLAANSILESWSTIFRGECDKIIHPNFSQASSLFPPRALLPKKYLDLADRFWFKENNYVTRRFVFSVKAIATLQEKSKSKCVPKPSRNDALTCFIWKHAMASSRALSPGSSPRTSIVAHAMNMRSRMKPQTSSANIIGNFFWWATTVADSSKLGEDHELCDLVHLINESHKGFDRGYFESLQGEEGIGAISNYFNQLEVLLSSKSPPELYLFTNWTSIFHKLDFGWGKPFWVGLMGKVGPEFRNFTVFMEAQCGKGIEAWVTLEAKQMALLQKDLKFLAFASPNSGISSM, from the exons ATGGTGAACACCATGGAGATCAGTATCATTTCCAGAGACACCATCAAACCATCACTCGATTCCTCTTCACTTAACCATCTAAGTCCTTTCAAACTTTCCCTCGTCGACCAGCTGACTCCCGCAACGTATATGCCACTGATCTTGTTCTACCCCGTTAGTGATCCCAAGTCATCGTTCAATCTCCTCGAAACCCTAACCCGCTTAAAAAGCTCCCTCTCCGAGACTCTCACTCTCTACTATCCATTTTCGGGACGGGCTAAAAACAACCTCGACATTCATGACTTTGACACCGGTATTCCCTTCCTTGAAGCCCGAGTCAATTGTCGCATGCTCGAGTTTCTTAAGCTCCAAGAAACTGAGTTGTTGAACCTTTTCGTTCCATTCCATCCCATTTGCAAGGAAACTGGTGATGAGTCTCTGCTCCCCATGATAGCTTTTCAAGTGAATGTCTTTGCTTGTGGTGGAATAGCAATTGGGGGATCCGCTTCTCACAAGCTATGTGATGGGTTGGCCGCAAACTCTATCCTTGAGTCTTGGTCTACTATTTTTCGTGGGGAGTGCGACAAAATAATACACCCTAATTTCTCCCAAGCCTCATCGCTCTTTCCTCCCAGAGCTCTGTTGCCTAAAAAGTATCTAGATTTAGCAGATAGGTTTTGGTTCAAGGAAAACAATTATGTTACAAGGAGATTTGTGTTTAGTGTCAAAGCCATAGccacactacaagaaaaatCGAAGAGCAAATGCGTGCCCAAGCCATCACGTAATGACGCACTCACATGTTTTATTTGGAAACATGCAATGGCTTCTTCTCGGGCACTGTCACCAG GTTCCTCACCAAGAACTTCCATAGTAGCGCATGCAATGAACATGAGATCACGGATGAAGCCACAAACGTCGTCAGCTAATATCATTGGAAATTTCTTTTGGTGGGCGACAACAGTCGCGGACTCATCTAAGCTAGGAGAAGATCATGAGTTATGTGACTTGGTGCACCTGATTAATGAATCTCACAAAGGATTTGATAGGGGTTATTTTGAGTCTCTTCAGGGAGAAGAGGGAATTGGAGCCATTTCAAACTACTTTAATCAACTAGAAGTCTTGCTTTCTTCAAAGTCCCCACCAGAACTTTATTTATTCACCAATTGGACAAGCATTTTTCACAAATTGGATTTTGGATGGGGGAAGCCTTTCTGGGTAGGGCTCATGGGGAAAGTCGGGCCTGAGTTTAGGAATTTCACGGTGTTCATGGAAGCACAATGTGGTAAAGGAATTGAAGCGTGGGTGACATTGGAGGCAAAGCAAATGGCTCTGCTCCAAAAAGACCTTAAGTTTCTAGCATTTGCTTCTCCAAATTCTGGGATTTCAAGCATGTGA